TTCCCGTGTTAAATCTATAGCATTTTTCTTATACCGGTTCAGTTTATCTCTGTCAAACAGAAAACTCTCGATATTGGCCACCAACTCTTCCACATTTCCGTTCATATTATTCATCCCCACACTATTGGAATCAATAATCTCTACCATCTCGCTCTGAAGCGAATTCAGAATCGGGAGACCTGCACTAAGATAGCTGAACAGCTTATAAGTCACCGTCTGCGTCAGATTATTTTTATGTTGCAAAAGCCCAAGATCTGATAAGTAATACTGCCTCAGCAGCTCTTCGTCAGAAATTCTTCCCAGGTACTTCAGGTTGGTCAATTTCTTCTCATACTCTTTCGCAATCTCCGCCTGTGGTCCCGACCCGGCTAAAGTAAACTCAGTTTTTCCCGGATGTTTTTTATCCAATACCGCCGCCGCTTTTACAATTGCGGGAATATCGTAAGAGCTCCCAAGGCTGCCCACGTAGACCATTCTCAGTACATCTTCATTTCTAACCTCTTTCCCGGAGAGCTTCAACAATTGGTCTTGAATCTTATCGAGCTCTAAGGCGGGATAAAAGCAAGCCGTTTTCCTAACTCCATCATAGCGGGATCTCGCCCAATCAAGATATCCATTAGAGATCGATGTAACCACCGTGCTGTTTTGCAAAATTCTCTCAAGCTTTTTGAAAAATGGCCGGATAAAAAACCGGCTAAGAGGTTTTAAAAATGACGGTACATCCTTGATAAATGAATCGGGCCAAGGATCTATAATATCCACAAAAACCGGAATCCCTGTCGCCTTTCCCCACTCTGTTACTGCTTCCGCAGAGCTGAGAGGTGGCATACTGATAAAGATGGCATCAGGTCGAGGCTTTTTTTTCAGTGTTTCCATCAATCGATCCGCAAAGTCCGCGTGTGCACGTACCCGTTCAAGTGAAATGTTTTTTTTGTATCCTTTTGAGAATATATACTCTATGCTGTAGCCGGGATTCTCCTCAATGGTTGTATTCTGTTTAAATCGGTGCTCTTTGGAGGGATGGTGGAAAGTGCTGGTAAAATGGGTTACACTGTGGCCCGCCCTGTTCGCCGCTTTAGCAATCTGAATAAATCGAAGCTCACCCACTTGGTCGTAAGGTGTGGGGTCAAAAAGTGA
This portion of the Rhodohalobacter barkolensis genome encodes:
- a CDS encoding glycosyltransferase family 4 protein, which codes for MNFWTISLFDPTPYDQVGELRFIQIAKAANRAGHSVTHFTSTFHHPSKEHRFKQNTTIEENPGYSIEYIFSKGYKKNISLERVRAHADFADRLMETLKKKPRPDAIFISMPPLSSAEAVTEWGKATGIPVFVDIIDPWPDSFIKDVPSFLKPLSRFFIRPFFKKLERILQNSTVVTSISNGYLDWARSRYDGVRKTACFYPALELDKIQDQLLKLSGKEVRNEDVLRMVYVGSLGSSYDIPAIVKAAAVLDKKHPGKTEFTLAGSGPQAEIAKEYEKKLTNLKYLGRISDEELLRQYYLSDLGLLQHKNNLTQTVTYKLFSYLSAGLPILNSLQSEMVEIIDSNSVGMNNMNGNVEELVANIESFLFDRDKLNRYKKNAIDLTREKGDSGKVYSELIEMLESATIKTCKPSVKVVK